One Thermoplasmata archaeon genomic window, GTCCAGAAGTACATCGGCGAGGGCGCGAGACTTGTCAGAGAGCTATTCGAGCTAGCGCGGGAGAAAGCGCCGAGCATTCTCTTCATTGACGAGCTCGATGCTATCGGAGCGAAAAGGCTCGAAATCGCAACTTCAGGGGACCGTGAGGTGCAGAGGACGCTGATGCAACTCCTCGCCGAGATGGATGGCTTCGACCCCATAGGCGACGTCAGAATAATCGCCGCAACCAACAGGGTCGACATTCTGGACGAAGCTCTGCTCAGGCCGGGCAGGTTTGACCGAATTATCGAAATTCCCATTCCCAACCTGGAAGCCAGGCTCGAGATATTCAAAATCCACACCCGGAGAATGAATATCGAGCAGGGTGTGGACTTCCTCTCGCTCGCCCAGAAATGCGAGGGGGCCACGGGAGCCGATATCAAGGCAATCTGTACCGAGGCTGGGATGTTTGCGATAAGAGACAACCGCGACAGGGTGACTCAGCGCGACTTCGACCAGGCGCTCGAGAAGCTCCTTCGCGGCTCTACGGTCAAGTGGAACGAGGCCGGCGTGATGTTCGCCTAAATAACATCCCAATCCCAAACGTGGGTCCTAGGGCAGAGAGATGGAGAGGCAGGGACTGTAGAAAGGGGACCTGGAGGGATAGAAAGAAGAGCTGCCTGTGGGCGTCGTGGCCCAGGAACTAGAGGAGACCTATCGCGGCCTGTCGCGTGTCGGTCTGTCTCAAGGGAATTATGGCAGGAGGGTGAAACGCCGTGAAACTAATTGGGGGTGGGGGTAGCGAGGAGGGAGATGCGGAGCGCGCGAATGGAAAGGAAGGGAGAAGAGCGGAGGCGGAGAGGAGGCGAAGGCTGGAGGGAGCAAGCAACGGCGGAGCCCGCCACCTCGTGGAGATATATGCCCACAACGCCGTACTCGAGGTAATTCAGAGGGCGCGGGATGCGGTGAGGGCAGAGCGGGGGAGGTTTTATCTGCCGTCGAAGTTCATGGACGAGTTGATTCTGGAGTGTGAGGGCTGGATTCTGGAGAGGGGCGCGGAGGAAGCCGAGCGACGCGCCCGGGAGAGAATGCTTGCCATTCTCACCGAAAGGGAGCGGCTGAAGAGGGAGGAGGACGAGAGGAAGGTCCGCCTGAGACTCCCTCAAGAGCAGGCGGAGACGGGCAACAAGGCTCACAATAAGGTCCAGAGCAGCACGAACGCCCCTGCGGCGAGGCAGTAGGGTCCGAACCACTGAAATCCCCTTCTCCTCACCACCCATGTCAGAAAGCCCAAGGTGAGGTAGCCGACCACGACCGCCACCGCCGTTCCGAGGAGGGCCGGGAGAAGTGGAGTACCGCTCTCGTGCGCCAGGTCCGGGAGGCGCAGGATGAGGGCGCCCGAGACCGCCGGGAGATAGAGGAGAAAGGAGAGGCGCGCTGCAGTCTCCCCTTCGACTCCGCCCAGAAGCCCCGTCCCTATCGTCCACCCCGACCTGGAGAAGCCGGGAAGGACCGCCAGACCCTGGGCAATTCCCATGACCAGAGCATCCGTCGCACCGAGCTCCAAAACGCCTCGCCCCCGGGTCTCTCGCCCCGGCCGGACGCGCGTGAGGATGAGGAGGACGCCCGTCAGAAGAAAGCCCAACCCGACCAGAGTCAGATGAGTGAAAAGGCTGCCACCGATTGCGTAATTGAACAGGAGGCCGATGAGGGCCGTCGGTATGGTGCCTACGGCGACCAGTGCGGCCATCCTTCGGCCTGCGCTCCTCCGCGCCGCACGCCTGAGGCCCTCCCCACGCCCGAGGGCCTTGGCCAGCTCCAGCCCCCCTCTCAACGCCTCCAAGACCTCCATTCTGAAGAACACGAGAATCACAAAAAGCGTGCCGAAGTGAAGGAACACATCCACAATAAAGGGGACCTCTCCCAGCCAGTGCTGGGCAAGGGCGAGGTGGCCGGAGCTGCTTACGGGAAGCCACTCCGTGAGGCCCTGAATCAGGCCCAGAAAAATAGCCTCAAGCCAATCCACGCCCAAGACACCCTCGACGTGACTAATAAACCCTCCCAAGAAACATTGATATACGGGTCCCCCCATCGTCACCCGTACGGTGAGATAATGGCACTTTGGCAGGGAAGGTCGAGGCGCAAACCGACAGGAGGTATGTATCACCCATTCCGGAAAAAGAGGAAAACCGAGATAGGCAGGGAAGTCCAATTGGCCACGATAG contains:
- a CDS encoding undecaprenyl-diphosphate phosphatase yields the protein MDWLEAIFLGLIQGLTEWLPVSSSGHLALAQHWLGEVPFIVDVFLHFGTLFVILVFFRMEVLEALRGGLELAKALGRGEGLRRAARRSAGRRMAALVAVGTIPTALIGLLFNYAIGGSLFTHLTLVGLGFLLTGVLLILTRVRPGRETRGRGVLELGATDALVMGIAQGLAVLPGFSRSGWTIGTGLLGGVEGETAARLSFLLYLPAVSGALILRLPDLAHESGTPLLPALLGTAVAVVVGYLTLGFLTWVVRRRGFQWFGPYCLAAGAFVLLWTLL